A single genomic interval of Rhodopseudomonas palustris harbors:
- a CDS encoding 2-oxoglutarate dehydrogenase E1 component: protein MSRQDANAAFALSSFLQGANATYIDDLYSRYESDPSSVDADWQAFFRSLKDAPGDIQKNAEGPSWEQANWPLTPRDELTSALDGNWNQVEKAVGQKIQAKAQSRGVELSSADVLQATRDSVRALMLIRAYRMRGHFHAKLDPLGLSPAKDHEELDIRSYGFTEADLDRKIFLDHVLGLEYGSLREIVAICERTYCQTMGIEFLHISNGAQKAWIQERIEGPDKEISFTREGRRAILMKLIESEGFEKFCDLKFTGTKRFGLDGGEALIPALEQIIKRGGNLGVREIVLGMPHRGRLNVLTQVMAKAHRALFHEFKGGSANPDEVEGSGDVKYHLGASSDREFDHNKVHLSLTANPSHLEIVDPVVLGKVRAKQDQHGDLPEERISVLPLLMHGDAAFAGQGVVAECFALSDLKGYRTGGSIHFIVNNQIGFTTYPRYSRSSPYPSDVAKMIDAPIFHVNGDDPEAVVFAAKIAVEYRQKFHKPVVIDMFCYRRHGHNEGDEPSFTQPLMYRKIAGHPTTLEIYSKRLIADGVITEGEVEKARADWRARLDAEFEAASSYRPNKADWLDGKWAGFKSADQEEEPRRGITGVDLPTLKEIGRRITKVPEGFRLHRTVQRFLENRARAIDSGNGLDWATGEALAFCTMLLEGHRIRLSGQDSERGTFSQRHSVLIDQEDETRYTPFNHLSPDQGHYEVINSLLSEEAVLGFEYGYSLAEPNALTLWEAQFGDFANGAQVLFDQFISSGERKWLRMSGLVCLLPHGYEGQGPEHSSARLERYLQMCAEDNMQVVYPTTPANYFHALRRQLKREIRKPLILMTPKSLLRHKRAISRLEELGPDTSFHRVLLDDAQTLPDDKTKLVADAKIRRVVVCSGKVYYDLYDEREKRGIDDVYLLRVEQLYPVPVKTLVHELSRFKDAELVWCQEEPRNMGGWHFIEPYLEWVQNQIEAKHRRPRYVGRAASAATATGLMSKHLAQLKAFLDEALR from the coding sequence ATGTCTCGCCAGGACGCGAATGCCGCTTTCGCCCTATCCTCCTTTCTACAGGGCGCCAACGCCACCTATATCGACGATCTGTACTCTCGGTACGAAAGCGATCCGTCCTCGGTTGATGCCGACTGGCAGGCATTCTTCCGGAGCCTCAAAGACGCCCCCGGCGACATCCAGAAGAATGCCGAGGGCCCGTCCTGGGAGCAGGCGAACTGGCCGCTGACCCCGCGGGACGAGCTGACCTCGGCGCTCGACGGCAACTGGAACCAGGTCGAAAAGGCCGTCGGCCAGAAGATCCAGGCCAAGGCTCAGAGCCGCGGCGTCGAGCTATCCTCCGCCGACGTGCTGCAGGCTACCCGCGACTCGGTCCGGGCCCTGATGCTGATCCGCGCCTACCGGATGCGCGGCCATTTCCACGCCAAGCTCGATCCGCTCGGCCTGTCGCCGGCGAAGGATCACGAGGAGCTGGACATCCGCTCCTACGGCTTCACCGAGGCCGATCTCGACCGCAAGATCTTCCTCGATCACGTCCTTGGCCTGGAATACGGCTCGCTCCGCGAGATCGTCGCGATCTGCGAGCGCACCTACTGCCAGACCATGGGCATCGAGTTTCTGCACATCTCCAACGGTGCGCAGAAGGCCTGGATCCAGGAGCGGATCGAAGGTCCGGATAAGGAGATCAGCTTCACCCGCGAGGGCCGTCGCGCGATCCTGATGAAGCTGATCGAATCCGAAGGCTTCGAGAAGTTCTGCGACCTGAAGTTCACCGGCACCAAGCGGTTCGGTCTCGATGGCGGCGAAGCGCTGATCCCCGCGCTGGAGCAGATCATCAAGCGCGGCGGCAACCTCGGTGTCCGTGAAATCGTGCTCGGCATGCCGCATCGCGGCCGCCTCAACGTGCTGACCCAGGTGATGGCCAAGGCCCACCGGGCGCTGTTCCACGAGTTCAAGGGCGGTTCGGCCAACCCGGACGAGGTAGAAGGCTCGGGCGACGTCAAATATCACCTCGGCGCCTCGTCGGACCGCGAGTTCGACCACAACAAGGTCCACCTGTCGCTGACCGCCAACCCGTCCCACCTCGAGATCGTAGATCCGGTGGTGCTCGGCAAGGTGCGCGCCAAGCAGGATCAGCATGGCGATCTGCCGGAAGAGCGCATCTCGGTGCTGCCGCTGCTGATGCACGGCGACGCCGCGTTTGCCGGCCAGGGCGTGGTCGCCGAGTGCTTCGCTTTGTCCGATCTGAAGGGCTACCGCACCGGCGGTTCGATCCACTTCATCGTCAACAACCAGATCGGCTTCACCACCTATCCGCGCTATTCGCGCTCCTCGCCGTATCCGTCGGATGTGGCGAAGATGATCGACGCGCCGATCTTCCACGTGAACGGCGACGATCCGGAAGCGGTGGTGTTCGCCGCCAAGATCGCGGTCGAATACCGGCAGAAGTTCCACAAGCCTGTCGTCATCGACATGTTCTGCTACCGGCGGCACGGCCACAACGAGGGCGATGAGCCGTCGTTCACCCAGCCGCTGATGTACCGCAAGATCGCCGGCCATCCGACCACGCTGGAGATCTACTCCAAGCGCCTGATCGCCGACGGCGTCATCACCGAAGGCGAGGTCGAGAAGGCGCGGGCCGACTGGCGCGCCCGGCTCGATGCCGAATTCGAAGCGGCGTCCAGCTATCGGCCGAACAAGGCCGACTGGCTCGACGGCAAGTGGGCCGGCTTCAAGTCCGCCGACCAGGAAGAGGAGCCGCGCCGCGGCATCACCGGCGTCGACCTGCCGACCCTCAAGGAAATCGGCCGCAGGATCACCAAGGTGCCGGAGGGCTTCCGCTTGCACCGCACCGTGCAGCGCTTCCTCGAAAACCGCGCCCGCGCGATCGACAGCGGCAACGGTCTCGACTGGGCGACCGGCGAAGCGCTGGCGTTCTGCACCATGCTGCTGGAAGGCCATCGCATCCGGCTGTCGGGCCAGGACTCCGAACGCGGCACCTTCTCGCAGCGCCATTCGGTGCTGATCGATCAGGAAGACGAGACCCGCTACACCCCGTTCAATCACCTCTCGCCCGACCAAGGCCACTATGAGGTGATCAACTCGCTGCTGTCCGAAGAGGCGGTGCTTGGCTTCGAATACGGCTATTCGCTGGCCGAGCCGAACGCGCTGACGCTGTGGGAAGCCCAGTTCGGCGATTTCGCCAACGGCGCCCAAGTGCTGTTCGACCAGTTCATCTCGTCGGGCGAGCGCAAGTGGCTGCGCATGTCGGGTCTGGTCTGCCTGCTGCCGCACGGCTACGAGGGCCAGGGACCGGAGCACTCCTCGGCCCGCCTCGAGCGCTATCTGCAGATGTGCGCCGAAGACAACATGCAGGTGGTGTATCCGACCACTCCGGCGAACTACTTCCATGCGCTCCGCCGTCAGCTCAAGCGCGAGATCCGCAAGCCCCTGATCCTGATGACGCCGAAGTCGCTGCTCCGCCACAAGCGGGCGATCTCGCGGCTCGAAGAACTCGGCCCCGATACCAGCTTCCACCGCGTGCTGCTCGACGACGCGCAGACGCTGCCGGACGACAAGACCAAGCTGGTGGCGGACGCCAAGATCCGTCGCGTCGTGGTGTGCTCCGGCAAGGTCTATTACGACCTCTACGACGAGCGCGAAAAGCGCGGCATCGACGACGTCTATCTGCTGCGCGTCGAGCAGCTCTATCCGGTGCCGGTGAAGACGCTGGTGCATGAGCTGTCGCGCTTCAAGGATGCGGAGCTGGTGTGGTGTCAGGAGGAGCCGCGCAACATGGGCGGCTGGCACTTCATCGAGCCGTATCTGGAGTGGGTGCAGAACCAGATCGAAGCCAAGCATCGCCGGCCGCGTTACGTCGGCCGCGCCGCCTCGGCGGCGACTGCGACCGGCCTGATGTCGAAGCACCTCGCGCAGCTCAAGGCGTTCCTCGACGAAGCGTTGCGTTGA